The proteins below are encoded in one region of Micromonospora yangpuensis:
- the sthA gene encoding Si-specific NAD(P)(+) transhydrogenase has product MYDYDLLVLGSGPSGQKAAIAAAKLGRRVGIVDRRDMLGGVCINTGTVPSKTLREAVLYLTGLSQRDLYGSSYRVKDEITVGDLAARTQHVISRQTDVIRNQLARNRVSMITGTGRFADDHTILVDGDSGRESRVTFDKAIIAAGTRPARPDSVDFDDRTIVDSDGVINLQAVPRSMVVVGAGVIGMEYASMFAALGTKVTVVERRDKMLDFCDEEVVESLKYHLRDLSVTFRFGEEVASVEKHQTAALCVLKSGKKIVADTVMYSAGRQGQTDDLALESAGLEADRRGRITVDANYRTSVANIYAVGDVIGFPALASTSMEQGRLAAQHACGEPVREMHELQPIGIYTIPEISFVGRTEEQLTESSTPFEVGIARYRELARGQIVGDSYGLLKLLVSPSDGRLLGVHVFGTGATEIVHIGQAVMGCGGTIDYLVDAVFNYPTLAEAYKVAALDAANKIRNITRIDG; this is encoded by the coding sequence GTGTATGACTACGACCTGTTGGTGCTGGGCTCCGGACCCAGTGGTCAGAAGGCGGCGATCGCCGCCGCCAAGCTCGGCCGGCGGGTCGGCATCGTCGACCGCCGCGACATGCTCGGTGGGGTGTGCATCAACACCGGCACCGTGCCCTCCAAGACGCTGCGCGAGGCCGTGCTCTACCTGACCGGCCTGAGCCAACGCGACCTGTACGGCAGCAGCTACCGGGTGAAGGACGAGATCACCGTCGGTGACCTGGCCGCCCGGACCCAGCACGTGATCAGCCGGCAGACCGACGTCATCCGGAACCAGTTGGCCCGCAACCGGGTCTCGATGATCACCGGTACCGGCCGGTTCGCCGACGACCACACCATCCTGGTCGACGGCGACTCCGGCCGCGAGTCCCGGGTGACCTTCGACAAGGCGATCATCGCCGCCGGCACCCGCCCGGCCCGCCCGGACAGCGTCGACTTCGACGACCGGACCATCGTCGACTCCGACGGCGTGATCAACCTGCAGGCCGTGCCGCGCAGCATGGTCGTGGTGGGCGCCGGGGTGATCGGGATGGAGTACGCCTCCATGTTCGCCGCCCTCGGCACCAAGGTCACCGTGGTGGAGCGGCGGGACAAGATGCTCGACTTCTGCGACGAGGAGGTCGTCGAGTCCCTCAAGTACCACCTGCGCGACCTCTCCGTGACGTTCCGCTTCGGCGAGGAGGTCGCCTCGGTCGAGAAGCACCAGACGGCGGCCCTGTGCGTGCTCAAGAGCGGCAAGAAGATCGTCGCGGACACCGTGATGTACTCCGCCGGCCGCCAGGGACAGACCGACGACCTGGCCCTGGAGTCGGCCGGCCTGGAGGCCGACCGGCGCGGCCGGATCACGGTGGACGCCAACTACCGCACCAGTGTGGCGAACATCTACGCCGTCGGCGACGTGATCGGCTTTCCCGCACTGGCCTCCACCTCGATGGAGCAGGGCCGGCTGGCCGCCCAGCACGCCTGCGGCGAGCCGGTCCGCGAAATGCACGAGCTGCAGCCGATCGGCATCTACACCATCCCCGAGATCAGCTTCGTCGGCCGGACCGAGGAGCAGCTGACGGAGAGCTCGACGCCGTTCGAGGTGGGCATCGCCCGCTACCGGGAGCTGGCCCGGGGCCAGATCGTCGGTGACTCGTACGGGCTGCTGAAGCTGCTCGTCTCGCCCAGCGACGGCCGGCTGCTCGGCGTACACGTCTTCGGCACCGGCGCCACCGAGATCGTGCACATCGGACAGGCGGTGATGGGCTGCGGCGGCACCATCGACTACCTGGTCGACGCGGTCTTCAACTACCCGACCCTGGCCGAGGCGTACAAGGTGGCGGCCCTGGACGCGGCGAACAAGATCCGCAACATCACCCGCATCGACGGCTGA
- a CDS encoding catalase has protein sequence MDSRKPAKVVKDAVEKVVDVLTPDIPGAPGSAPPTLEEPTTPREPLPPKKEQGSPETVTPTGAPTGVPAVAKGQQGAYLTTAQGARLRDTDHSLKAGPRGPTLLQDHHFREKITHFDHERIPERVVHARGAGAHGVFKAYGTATAVTRAGFLAKDHETDVFVRFSTVLGSRGSADTVRDTRGFATKFYTEEGTFDLVGNNMPVFFIQDAIKFPDIIHAGKPHPDREIPQAQSAHDTFWDFVSLHTEAQHHTMWNMSDRGIPRSYRTMEGFGVHTFRLINAAGETVLAKFHWKPRLGVHSLDWEEAQLINGIDPDFHRRDLYDAIEAGAYPEWELGIQVFPDTEEETFAGIDLLDPTKIVPEELAPVQPVGRLVLNRTPTNFFAETEQVAFHLGHLPPGIDVTNDPLLQGRLFSYVDTQLTRLGGPNFSQIPINRPHAAVNDMLRDGFHQHAVHAGVAPYRPNSLDGGNPFPAGDAEHAFLDVPVTVAQAPKVRANPASFDDHFSQARLFWLSMSLVEQEHIVRAYTFELAKCYHQAIKERQLQCLANIDPVLCAQVAAGLGLPAPQPTEPLADVAPSPALSQVGREWPADGRLVGIVVDGDSDLDGVSEVRRAVFAADMVPLLIAPHGGKLGELPVQRTFATARSVEFDVVLVAAAPPPAPDALAARDAKAGAASSVTVDPRVLLLVQEAWRHAKAIGAWGTGAAVLEQAGLTGTPGVVTGDSAPEVLAEVQQLLAAHRVWQRFPTSLG, from the coding sequence ATGGATTCCCGTAAGCCCGCCAAGGTGGTCAAGGACGCCGTGGAGAAGGTCGTCGACGTGCTGACCCCGGACATTCCCGGTGCTCCGGGCAGTGCGCCTCCGACGCTTGAGGAGCCGACGACGCCCCGCGAGCCGTTGCCCCCGAAGAAGGAGCAGGGGTCCCCCGAGACCGTCACCCCGACCGGCGCGCCCACCGGGGTCCCGGCGGTCGCCAAGGGCCAGCAGGGCGCGTACCTCACCACCGCGCAGGGGGCGCGGCTGCGCGACACCGACCACTCGCTGAAGGCCGGGCCACGCGGACCGACGCTGCTCCAGGACCACCACTTCCGCGAGAAGATCACCCACTTCGACCACGAGCGCATCCCGGAGCGGGTCGTGCACGCCCGCGGCGCGGGGGCACACGGCGTGTTCAAGGCGTACGGCACCGCCACGGCGGTCACCCGGGCCGGCTTCCTGGCCAAGGACCACGAGACCGACGTCTTCGTCCGGTTCTCCACCGTCCTGGGCTCGCGAGGCTCGGCCGACACGGTGCGCGACACCCGGGGCTTCGCCACCAAGTTCTACACCGAGGAGGGAACCTTCGACCTGGTCGGCAACAACATGCCGGTCTTCTTCATCCAGGACGCCATCAAGTTCCCCGACATCATCCACGCCGGCAAGCCACACCCGGACCGGGAGATCCCGCAGGCGCAGAGCGCGCACGACACCTTCTGGGACTTCGTCTCCCTGCACACCGAGGCGCAGCACCACACCATGTGGAACATGTCCGACCGGGGCATCCCGCGGTCGTACCGGACGATGGAGGGCTTCGGGGTCCACACCTTCCGCCTGATCAACGCCGCCGGTGAGACGGTGCTTGCCAAGTTCCACTGGAAGCCCCGCCTCGGCGTGCACTCCCTGGACTGGGAGGAGGCGCAGCTGATCAACGGCATCGACCCGGACTTCCACCGGCGAGACCTCTACGACGCCATCGAGGCCGGCGCGTACCCGGAGTGGGAGCTGGGCATCCAGGTCTTCCCGGACACCGAGGAGGAGACCTTCGCCGGCATCGACCTGCTCGACCCGACGAAGATCGTGCCGGAGGAGCTGGCCCCGGTGCAGCCGGTCGGCCGGCTGGTGCTGAACCGTACGCCGACGAACTTCTTCGCCGAGACCGAGCAGGTGGCGTTCCACCTGGGGCACCTGCCGCCGGGCATCGACGTCACCAACGACCCGCTGCTGCAGGGCCGACTCTTCTCCTACGTCGACACGCAGCTGACCCGCCTCGGCGGGCCGAACTTCTCGCAGATCCCGATCAACCGCCCGCACGCGGCGGTCAACGACATGCTGCGCGACGGTTTCCACCAGCATGCCGTGCACGCCGGGGTCGCGCCGTACCGGCCGAACTCGCTCGACGGGGGCAACCCCTTCCCGGCCGGCGACGCCGAACACGCGTTCCTCGACGTGCCGGTGACGGTGGCCCAGGCCCCCAAGGTACGGGCGAACCCGGCCTCCTTCGACGACCACTTCAGCCAGGCCCGCCTGTTCTGGCTGAGCATGTCGCTGGTGGAGCAGGAGCACATCGTCCGCGCCTACACCTTCGAGCTGGCCAAGTGCTACCACCAGGCGATCAAGGAGCGCCAGCTGCAGTGCCTGGCCAACATCGACCCGGTGCTCTGCGCCCAGGTCGCCGCCGGGCTGGGCCTGCCCGCGCCGCAGCCCACCGAGCCGCTGGCCGACGTCGCGCCAAGCCCGGCGTTGTCGCAGGTCGGCCGGGAGTGGCCGGCCGACGGTCGGCTGGTCGGGATCGTCGTCGACGGCGACAGCGACCTCGACGGGGTCAGCGAGGTCCGGCGGGCGGTCTTCGCCGCCGACATGGTGCCGCTGCTGATCGCCCCGCACGGCGGGAAGCTGGGGGAGCTGCCGGTGCAGCGGACCTTCGCCACCGCCCGGTCGGTCGAGTTCGACGTGGTCCTGGTGGCGGCGGCACCGCCACCGGCGCCGGACGCGTTGGCCGCCCGGGACGCCAAGGCGGGCGCGGCCAGCTCGGTCACCGTGGATCCCCGGGTCCTGCTACTGGTCCAGGAGGCCTGGCGGCACGCCAAGGCGATCGGCGCATGGGGGACCGGTGCCGCCGTGCTGGAGCAGGCGGGGCTGACCGGCACGCCCGGCGTCGTCACGGGCGACTCCGCTCCGGAGGTGCTCGCCGAGGTGCAGCAGCTGCTCGCCGCGCACCGGGTGTGGCAGCGGTTCCCCACCTCGCTCGGCTGA
- a CDS encoding L-threonylcarbamoyladenylate synthase, which yields MAKYLDVHPDNPQPRLIGQAVDLIRRDGLITYPTDSCFALGCQVGNKDGMDRIREIRHLDSGHHFTLVCRDFAQLGQFVHLGNAVFRAVKAATPGSYTFILPATREVPRRLLHPRKKTVGVRIPAHTVAQALLAELGEPLLSSTLLLPGDPEPMTQGWEIKERLDHVVDAVVDSGDCGTEPTTVIDFSDGEPEIVRVGAGDPSRFA from the coding sequence ATGGCGAAGTACCTCGACGTGCACCCGGACAACCCGCAGCCCCGGCTGATCGGTCAGGCGGTCGACCTGATCCGCCGGGACGGCCTGATCACCTACCCGACCGACTCGTGCTTCGCGCTGGGCTGCCAGGTGGGCAACAAGGACGGCATGGACCGGATCCGGGAGATCCGCCACCTCGACAGCGGCCACCACTTCACCCTGGTGTGCCGCGACTTCGCGCAACTGGGCCAGTTCGTGCACCTGGGCAACGCGGTGTTCCGGGCCGTGAAGGCGGCCACCCCGGGCAGCTACACCTTCATCCTCCCGGCGACCCGGGAGGTGCCGCGTCGGCTGCTGCACCCGCGGAAGAAGACCGTCGGCGTCCGCATCCCCGCGCACACCGTCGCCCAGGCGTTGCTGGCCGAGCTGGGCGAGCCGCTGCTGTCGAGCACCCTGCTGCTGCCCGGCGACCCCGAGCCGATGACCCAGGGCTGGGAGATCAAGGAACGCCTCGACCATGTGGTCGACGCGGTGGTCGACTCCGGTGACTGTGGCACCGAGCCGACCACGGTGATCGACTTCTCCGACGGCGAGCCCGAGATCGTCCGGGTCGGCGCTGGCGACCCGAGCCGCTTCGCCTGA
- a CDS encoding amphi-Trp domain-containing protein codes for MDIYEDARTVSRADLAAWLRQVASQLESTGQIFYGAAGTIAVADEVHCELEIEQEDEDEFSVEIEFSWARPKTADPATVEATGPTAEVTAPRAAEAEPAAENSGAE; via the coding sequence ATGGATATCTACGAGGACGCCCGGACCGTGTCCCGGGCGGATCTGGCCGCCTGGCTGCGTCAGGTGGCGAGCCAGTTGGAGAGCACCGGTCAGATCTTCTACGGCGCTGCCGGCACGATCGCCGTGGCCGACGAGGTGCACTGCGAGCTGGAGATCGAGCAGGAGGACGAGGACGAGTTCTCGGTCGAGATCGAGTTCTCCTGGGCACGCCCGAAGACCGCCGACCCGGCCACCGTCGAGGCGACCGGCCCCACCGCCGAGGTGACCGCTCCCCGGGCGGCCGAGGCGGAGCCGGCGGCGGAGAACTCCGGCGCGGAGTAG
- a CDS encoding CaiB/BaiF CoA transferase family protein yields MSPDAGHHRTTDRHDRGCSPPRPGATGPLAGVRVVELASLAPAPFGCMVLADLGADVVRVDRPGGPVVGRLTPGATGPVQRGRRAVVLDLKSPAGVADLLRLVERADVLVEAYRPGVAERLGLGPRVCRDRNPRLVYARMTGWGQDGPLATRAGHDIDYIAVAGALEPLGRAGDRPYAPANLLGDFAGGGMLLVTGVLAALLERERSGVGQVVDVAMVDGSALLTTFLHGLVDAGQWSAPRGHNLLDGGAPFYDTYRTADDRFVAVGALEPAFYAALLTGLGLADAADLPDQYDRAGWPELRRRFAERFAARTRDEWTGVFADSDACVAPVLTPTEAHRHPHNAARHTFVEVGGVRQPAPAPRFDRTPTATPRPAPDPARDRVGLSAVLAGWPARR; encoded by the coding sequence ATGTCGCCGGACGCCGGGCACCACCGCACCACGGACCGCCACGACCGGGGCTGCTCCCCACCCCGTCCGGGGGCGACCGGCCCGCTGGCCGGGGTACGGGTGGTGGAGTTGGCCAGCCTGGCACCGGCGCCGTTCGGCTGCATGGTCCTGGCCGACCTCGGCGCCGACGTGGTCCGGGTCGACCGTCCCGGTGGCCCGGTTGTGGGCCGGTTGACCCCCGGGGCCACCGGACCGGTGCAGCGCGGTCGACGTGCCGTCGTGCTCGACCTGAAGTCCCCGGCCGGCGTGGCGGACCTGCTGCGCCTGGTGGAGCGCGCCGACGTGCTGGTCGAGGCGTACCGGCCGGGGGTCGCCGAACGGCTCGGCCTCGGCCCGCGGGTCTGCCGGGACCGCAACCCCCGGCTGGTGTACGCCCGGATGACCGGCTGGGGCCAGGACGGGCCGCTGGCGACCCGGGCCGGTCACGACATCGACTACATCGCGGTGGCCGGCGCGCTGGAGCCGTTGGGGCGGGCCGGCGACCGCCCGTACGCCCCGGCGAACCTGCTCGGTGACTTCGCCGGCGGCGGAATGCTGCTGGTCACCGGGGTGCTGGCCGCGCTGCTGGAGCGGGAACGCTCCGGGGTGGGGCAGGTGGTCGACGTCGCGATGGTCGACGGTTCGGCGCTGCTCACCACGTTCCTGCACGGGCTGGTCGACGCGGGCCAGTGGTCGGCGCCACGCGGGCACAACCTGCTCGACGGGGGCGCGCCCTTCTACGACACGTACCGCACCGCCGACGACCGGTTCGTGGCGGTGGGCGCGCTGGAGCCGGCCTTCTACGCCGCGTTGCTCACCGGGCTCGGCCTGGCCGACGCCGCCGACCTGCCCGACCAGTACGACCGCGCCGGCTGGCCGGAGTTGCGCCGCCGGTTCGCCGAGCGCTTCGCCGCGCGTACCCGGGACGAGTGGACCGGGGTCTTCGCCGATTCGGACGCCTGCGTCGCGCCGGTGCTCACGCCCACCGAGGCGCACCGGCACCCGCACAACGCCGCCCGACACACCTTCGTCGAGGTCGGCGGCGTCCGCCAGCCCGCCCCGGCGCCCCGGTTCGACCGGACCCCGACGGCGACGCCCCGGCCGGCGCCGGATCCCGCCCGGGACCGGGTGGGGTTATCTGCCGTCCTGGCGGGGTGGCCGGCGCGACGGTGA
- a CDS encoding RNA polymerase sigma factor: MREPVELVTAAAAGDESAWAELVRRYTPLVLSVIRAHGLDRADAADVNQTVWLRLVEQLDRLREPAALPAWLVTTTRRECHRQVRIGRRSQPFDPYDDSAQGPAGAFLLADASSPDEDLLRAERQQALRDAFDQLPTRCRELLALLAADPPASYREIGERLDMPVGSVGPTQARCLAKLRNCPALAQYVRAVAGRAPATGGERDGAVAARR; the protein is encoded by the coding sequence GTGCGTGAGCCCGTCGAGCTGGTCACCGCCGCCGCCGCCGGCGACGAGAGCGCCTGGGCGGAGCTGGTACGCCGGTACACGCCGCTGGTGCTGTCGGTGATCCGGGCGCACGGGCTCGACCGGGCCGATGCCGCCGACGTCAACCAGACCGTCTGGTTGCGCCTGGTGGAGCAGCTCGACCGGTTGCGCGAGCCCGCCGCGTTACCGGCCTGGCTGGTGACCACCACCCGCCGGGAGTGTCACCGGCAGGTCCGGATCGGCCGGCGCAGTCAACCCTTCGACCCGTACGACGACTCGGCGCAGGGCCCGGCCGGCGCCTTCCTGCTGGCCGACGCGAGCAGCCCGGACGAGGACCTGCTGCGCGCCGAACGGCAGCAGGCGCTCCGGGACGCCTTCGACCAACTGCCTACCCGGTGCCGGGAACTGCTCGCCCTGCTCGCCGCCGACCCGCCGGCCAGCTACCGGGAGATCGGCGAGCGCCTCGACATGCCGGTCGGCAGTGTCGGGCCCACCCAGGCCCGGTGCCTGGCCAAGTTGCGCAACTGCCCGGCACTGGCCCAGTACGTCCGAGCCGTGGCGGGCCGGGCTCCTGCGACCGGAGGTGAACGCGATGGAGCAGTGGCCGCCCGCCGCTGA